The Salinibaculum sp. SYNS191 genome has a window encoding:
- a CDS encoding PQQ-dependent sugar dehydrogenase: MQRGPAGPLSRRAFLAVTGTAALAGCGGDAPPRTPPGTVRDDYEHPTPGGSPSWDAPTGSPRAELSVEVLVENLEIPWDLAFSGTGELFMTQRTGSVVRFDAGEVSEVAKPQDAIDAGSIPPGSDQSSWWVEGGEGGTLGVAVHPSYPDEPWVYVYYTASAGGGKRNRVVRYDVSADDPGATEEVLLGGIPANKYHNGGRIRFGPDDNLWVCTGDAGTPEDARDPESLAGKVLRLAPDGRAPASNPDLGGDPRVFTYGHRNPQGIDWLPGGVPIVSEHGPSGQDEVNLLVPGGDYGWNDVRAAPGSDGEYDAYPANDDVVPPLLNTGAGASWAPTGATFYTGTDCPAWRHRFVVGGLVSQAVWVVTLTPPGGELPPLDGYARRFDADWFHPAFTATAHQLLQNDLGRVRHVAQSPSGELYAITSNRDGRATGPFPRERDDVLVRLRSA, translated from the coding sequence ATGCAACGAGGGCCAGCAGGCCCGCTGTCGCGTCGTGCGTTTCTCGCGGTGACGGGCACGGCCGCCCTGGCTGGATGTGGTGGCGACGCCCCACCCCGAACCCCGCCCGGGACGGTGCGCGACGACTACGAGCATCCGACGCCGGGCGGGAGTCCGTCGTGGGACGCGCCGACCGGTTCCCCGCGTGCGGAGCTCTCCGTCGAGGTGCTGGTGGAGAACCTGGAGATACCCTGGGACCTCGCCTTCTCGGGGACGGGCGAACTGTTCATGACCCAGCGGACCGGCAGCGTCGTCAGGTTCGACGCGGGCGAGGTGTCGGAGGTGGCGAAGCCGCAGGACGCCATCGACGCCGGTTCGATACCGCCGGGTAGCGACCAGTCGAGTTGGTGGGTCGAGGGCGGCGAGGGCGGGACCCTCGGCGTCGCGGTCCACCCGTCTTATCCCGACGAACCCTGGGTGTACGTCTACTACACGGCGTCGGCGGGCGGGGGCAAGCGCAACCGGGTGGTGCGCTACGACGTGAGCGCCGACGACCCCGGCGCGACCGAGGAGGTCCTGCTGGGCGGCATCCCGGCGAACAAGTATCACAACGGCGGGCGCATCCGCTTCGGGCCGGACGACAACCTCTGGGTCTGTACCGGCGACGCGGGCACGCCCGAGGACGCCAGGGACCCGGAGTCGCTGGCGGGGAAGGTGCTGCGACTCGCACCGGACGGGCGCGCGCCGGCGAGCAACCCGGACCTCGGCGGCGACCCGCGGGTGTTCACCTACGGCCACCGGAACCCCCAGGGCATCGACTGGCTCCCCGGCGGCGTGCCCATCGTCAGCGAGCACGGCCCCAGCGGACAGGACGAGGTGAACCTCCTCGTCCCGGGCGGCGATTACGGGTGGAACGACGTCCGCGCCGCACCCGGAAGCGACGGCGAGTACGACGCCTACCCGGCCAACGACGACGTCGTGCCGCCGCTTTTGAACACGGGCGCGGGGGCGAGCTGGGCGCCGACCGGCGCGACGTTCTACACGGGCACCGACTGCCCGGCCTGGCGGCACCGCTTCGTCGTCGGCGGGCTCGTCAGCCAGGCGGTCTGGGTCGTCACGCTGACGCCGCCGGGCGGAGAGCTTCCGCCACTCGACGGGTACGCGCGCCGGTTCGACGCCGACTGGTTTCACCCCGCGTTCACGGCGACGGCCCACCAGTTGCTGCAGAACGACCTCGGGCGCGTCCGCCACGTCGCCCAGAGCCCGTCGGGCGAACTGTACGCCATCACGTCCAACCGCGACGGGCGTGCGACGGGGCCGTTCCCCCGGGAGCGCGACGACGTGCTCGTCCGGCTGCGGAGCGCGTAA
- a CDS encoding HAD family hydrolase, protein MAVSFDLFGTLVTADRPAEPWAAAATELRARGVGVPDDWEDAYRSSHVSVERGAELSLVTHTAEALASRGVDADDETVRDALLAAFDGPVTVRDGAPAALRAASEAGAVGLLSNCSLPGLVERTLDRASLPVAFDAVVTSVDCGWRKPHDRAFGAVADALGVPLADLVHVGDDPRADGGARTTEATVVLTEDVPLAEFPAWLEERWR, encoded by the coding sequence GTGGCAGTCTCGTTCGACCTCTTCGGGACGCTCGTGACCGCCGACCGGCCCGCCGAGCCGTGGGCCGCGGCGGCGACCGAACTGCGCGCACGCGGCGTCGGCGTCCCCGACGACTGGGAGGACGCCTATCGCTCCTCGCACGTCTCCGTCGAGCGCGGCGCGGAACTCTCGCTGGTCACTCACACCGCGGAAGCGCTGGCGAGTCGCGGCGTCGACGCAGACGATGAAACGGTCCGTGACGCACTCCTCGCGGCCTTCGACGGACCGGTCACGGTCCGCGACGGTGCGCCGGCCGCGCTCCGGGCAGCGAGCGAGGCGGGCGCGGTCGGACTCCTCTCGAACTGCAGCCTCCCCGGACTGGTCGAGCGGACGCTCGACCGTGCGTCCCTGCCCGTCGCGTTCGACGCCGTCGTGACCAGCGTCGACTGTGGCTGGCGCAAGCCACACGACCGGGCCTTCGGAGCTGTCGCCGACGCGCTGGGCGTCCCGCTGGCCGACCTCGTCCACGTCGGCGACGACCCGCGAGCGGACGGCGGCGCGCGGACGACCGAAGCGACGGTCGTCCTGACCGAGGACGTCCCGCTGGCCGAGTTCCCGGCCTGGCTGGAGGAGCGATGGCGCTGA
- a CDS encoding threonine-phosphate decarboxylase: protein MDPDAVDELCSSNGSTGGVEEGGTVEGSTSKTGRVAHGGTDDPLMLDFSANTNPRTPPGVARVYEAALSAAHSYPSDDYYEFRAAAADFAGCEATQVIPTPGGLPALRLAIATTVTAGDDVLVPTPSFGEYAREVRLQGGKPDFVPYDELLDVDPADYALVVGCSPNNPTGDAYDPQRLRSYAGRCLEADTPFLLDEAFIGFTRQPSLGGHDGVIVVRSLTKLFGLPGLRAGFAVATGRYRDRLEAARPAWGMGSPAAAVGAHCMRKDEFVAETRERVESERAKMRDRLGARFDVHDSDAPFLLLDAGSESAVDAVIEELREYDIAVRDARNFRGLDQHVRVAIRLPYENDLLLDALNV from the coding sequence ATGGACCCAGATGCTGTCGACGAGCTATGCTCGTCCAACGGGTCGACCGGTGGGGTAGAGGAAGGGGGCACTGTCGAGGGGAGCACGTCGAAGACCGGCCGCGTCGCACACGGCGGGACCGACGACCCGCTGATGCTCGACTTCAGTGCGAACACGAACCCGCGGACGCCACCCGGCGTCGCCCGGGTGTACGAGGCCGCACTCTCGGCCGCCCACTCCTATCCGTCGGACGACTACTACGAGTTCCGCGCCGCAGCCGCCGACTTCGCCGGCTGCGAGGCGACGCAGGTGATTCCGACTCCCGGGGGGCTGCCGGCCCTGCGCCTCGCCATCGCCACCACGGTCACCGCGGGCGACGACGTGCTCGTGCCGACGCCGAGTTTCGGCGAGTACGCCCGCGAGGTCCGGCTGCAAGGGGGGAAGCCGGACTTCGTCCCCTACGACGAACTGCTGGACGTCGACCCCGCGGACTACGCACTGGTCGTCGGCTGCTCGCCCAACAACCCGACGGGTGACGCCTACGACCCGCAGCGCCTGCGCTCCTACGCCGGCCGCTGTCTGGAGGCCGACACGCCGTTCCTGCTCGACGAGGCCTTCATCGGCTTCACGCGCCAGCCGTCGCTGGGCGGCCACGATGGCGTCATCGTCGTGCGCTCGCTGACGAAACTGTTCGGTCTGCCGGGTCTGCGGGCTGGCTTCGCCGTTGCGACGGGGCGGTACCGCGACCGGCTGGAGGCCGCTCGGCCCGCCTGGGGGATGGGCTCGCCGGCCGCGGCGGTCGGGGCCCACTGCATGCGAAAGGACGAGTTCGTCGCGGAGACCCGCGAGCGCGTCGAGTCCGAGCGGGCGAAGATGCGCGACCGGCTGGGTGCCCGGTTCGACGTCCACGACTCGGACGCACCCTTCCTCCTGCTGGACGCGGGCAGCGAGTCGGCCGTCGACGCCGTGATAGAGGAGCTCCGAGAGTACGACATCGCGGTCCGCGACGCGCGGAACTTCCGCGGCCTCGACCAGCACGTCAGGGTCGCCATCCGCCTCCCCTACGAGAACGACCTGCTTCTCGACGCGCTGAATGTTTGA
- a CDS encoding adenosylcobinamide amidohydrolase, with translation MFETAVTAGVCRLARPGGRWLATGFDGGYHTADAAYNVSVPTGFERTDLDAYAADRLAEAGFESDGPRLLTGVDMRHARGARRESVTAVATAGITNPAALPVDGHGTDDEHSTDDGDAADGETDSRHPGTVNLLVGTTRALDDGALATLLATAVEAKTATLQQVAGVSGTTTDAVAVGCDPSGDPTDFAGSGTAVGAATRVCVRDALLAGLGARYDESDYPETVADADHGVVTGGEATTFRP, from the coding sequence ATGTTTGAGACGGCGGTCACGGCCGGCGTCTGCCGGCTCGCTCGACCGGGCGGTCGCTGGCTCGCGACCGGCTTCGACGGCGGCTACCACACGGCCGACGCCGCGTACAACGTCTCGGTGCCGACCGGGTTCGAGCGGACGGACCTCGACGCGTACGCCGCCGACCGACTCGCCGAGGCGGGCTTCGAGTCGGACGGCCCGCGGCTCCTGACGGGCGTCGACATGCGCCACGCCCGCGGTGCCCGGCGGGAGTCTGTAACCGCCGTCGCGACGGCCGGCATCACGAACCCCGCTGCGCTCCCAGTCGACGGGCACGGGACGGATGACGAGCACAGCACTGACGACGGGGACGCCGCCGATGGGGAGACTGACTCACGACATCCGGGCACGGTCAACCTCCTCGTCGGCACGACGCGGGCGCTGGACGACGGGGCGCTGGCGACGCTACTGGCGACGGCTGTCGAGGCCAAGACTGCGACCCTCCAGCAGGTCGCGGGCGTTTCGGGAACGACGACGGACGCGGTGGCAGTCGGCTGTGACCCGAGCGGTGACCCCACCGACTTCGCCGGCAGCGGGACCGCCGTCGGGGCCGCGACCAGAGTCTGCGTCAGGGACGCGCTGCTGGCGGGCCTCGGTGCGCGGTACGACGAGTCGGACTACCCGGAGACGGTCGCCGACGCGGACCACGGCGTCGTGACCGGGGGCGAGGCGACGACCTTCCGCCCGTAG
- the cobS gene encoding adenosylcobinamide-GDP ribazoletransferase produces the protein MDLSPLRGAVAFLTRLPVDSDERDWRAMRANLWTLPVVGYLVGLLAALVLVPDLPAPTAAVAYVAVLFLVTGINHADGLADLGDAAVVHGDPARRRSVMKDTTVGVGGIVALGVGLAGLVAGGFLLAALPTLPGVALAVASEVGAKLGMVTLSVRGRPSHDGMGAQLLGASDRAEWLGLGIALPVALVALPATAAAVVVGPLVALATMRWADDALGGVGGDVFGATNELARVVAVHAGVVAWTLF, from the coding sequence GTGGACCTGAGCCCGCTTCGGGGTGCCGTCGCCTTCCTGACGCGCCTGCCGGTCGACAGCGACGAGCGCGACTGGCGGGCCATGCGGGCGAATCTCTGGACCTTGCCGGTCGTGGGCTACCTCGTCGGCCTGCTCGCCGCGCTGGTGCTCGTCCCCGACCTGCCCGCGCCCACCGCCGCCGTCGCCTACGTCGCCGTCCTCTTCCTGGTCACCGGCATCAACCACGCCGACGGGCTGGCGGACCTCGGCGACGCCGCCGTCGTCCATGGCGACCCGGCGCGCCGGCGCTCGGTGATGAAAGACACCACGGTCGGCGTCGGCGGCATCGTCGCCCTCGGCGTCGGCCTGGCCGGACTGGTCGCGGGGGGGTTCCTCCTCGCCGCACTGCCGACACTCCCGGGGGTCGCCCTGGCCGTCGCCAGCGAGGTGGGCGCGAAACTCGGGATGGTGACGCTTTCCGTCCGCGGCCGGCCGAGCCACGACGGCATGGGCGCGCAGTTGCTCGGCGCGTCCGACCGCGCGGAGTGGCTGGGGCTCGGTATCGCGCTCCCCGTCGCGCTGGTCGCCCTGCCCGCGACTGCCGCGGCTGTCGTCGTCGGCCCCCTGGTCGCGCTCGCGACGATGCGCTGGGCGGACGACGCGCTGGGCGGCGTCGGCGGCGACGTCTTCGGCGCGACCAACGAACTCGCGCGGGTCGTCGCCGTGCACGCGGGGGTGGTCGCGTGGACGCTCTTCTGA
- a CDS encoding cobyric acid synthase, which yields MSGPGSEATARTLLVAGTASHVGKTTVAAGLCRLLADRGVDVVPYKAQNMSNNARAVPGGEIGVSQYVQARAARVPASVDMNPVLLKPTGEGESQVVVHGEAIGHESAGAYYDDRWEEALAAARKSHERLAGKHDVVVAEGAGSIAEPNLRERDLANVETARFADADVLLVGDIERGGVFASLVGTLELLPADLRKRVVGAVITKFRGDREILRPGVEDFEDRTGLPVLGVLPYDDPGLPAEDSVSLPPAGERAVRGADDGVPDGEAVTVAVVRLPRISNFTDFEPLARERGVRVAYVPLDGPLDADAVVLPGTKNTVDDLLALRESGMAERICDFDGPVVGVCGGYQLLGERITNAAVESASATDAVAGLGLLPVATRFERDKRVEPVSRRVEGTGPLAGLSATVTGYEIHMGRTRLVGDVKRFGESGAATDRVLGTYLHGLFENAAVRAAFVETVAAAAGVDPPTVGSGDDPSGHRPYRAARDLVATHVDLGPLGLSTDR from the coding sequence ATGAGCGGGCCGGGAAGCGAGGCGACGGCGCGAACGCTGCTCGTCGCGGGCACGGCGAGTCACGTCGGCAAGACCACGGTCGCCGCGGGCCTGTGTCGCCTGCTCGCCGACCGGGGCGTCGACGTGGTTCCCTACAAGGCCCAGAACATGAGCAACAACGCCCGCGCGGTCCCCGGCGGGGAAATCGGCGTCTCCCAGTACGTCCAGGCCCGCGCGGCCCGCGTGCCGGCCAGCGTCGACATGAACCCGGTCCTGCTGAAGCCGACCGGCGAGGGCGAGTCACAGGTCGTCGTCCACGGCGAGGCTATCGGCCACGAGAGCGCCGGAGCGTACTACGACGACCGCTGGGAGGAAGCGCTCGCGGCCGCCCGGAAGTCCCACGAGAGACTGGCCGGGAAACACGACGTCGTCGTCGCCGAGGGTGCCGGGTCGATTGCCGAGCCGAACCTCCGCGAGCGGGACCTCGCCAACGTCGAGACGGCTCGCTTCGCCGACGCCGACGTCCTGCTCGTCGGGGACATCGAGCGCGGCGGCGTCTTCGCCAGCCTCGTCGGGACGCTCGAACTGCTGCCCGCCGACCTCCGCAAGCGCGTCGTCGGCGCGGTCATCACGAAGTTCCGCGGGGACCGCGAGATACTCCGGCCGGGCGTCGAGGACTTCGAGGACAGGACCGGCCTGCCGGTACTGGGCGTGCTCCCCTACGACGACCCGGGGCTGCCGGCCGAGGACAGCGTCTCGCTGCCGCCGGCGGGCGAGCGCGCTGTCCGCGGGGCCGACGACGGGGTTCCCGACGGCGAGGCGGTGACGGTCGCCGTGGTGCGACTGCCCCGCATCTCGAATTTCACCGACTTCGAACCGCTGGCGCGCGAACGCGGCGTCCGCGTGGCGTACGTCCCCCTCGACGGCCCCCTGGACGCGGACGCCGTCGTCCTCCCGGGGACGAAAAACACCGTCGACGACCTGCTGGCGCTGCGCGAGTCGGGGATGGCCGAGCGCATCTGCGACTTCGACGGGCCGGTCGTCGGCGTCTGCGGTGGCTACCAGCTGCTCGGCGAGCGCATCACGAACGCCGCCGTCGAGAGCGCCAGCGCCACGGACGCGGTGGCCGGGCTGGGACTGCTGCCGGTCGCCACCCGCTTCGAGCGCGACAAGCGCGTCGAACCGGTGTCGCGGCGCGTCGAGGGGACCGGGCCACTGGCCGGCCTGTCGGCGACGGTCACTGGCTACGAGATACACATGGGGCGGACGCGACTCGTCGGCGACGTCAAGCGGTTCGGCGAGAGCGGGGCCGCAACCGACCGCGTACTCGGCACCTACCTCCACGGGCTCTTCGAGAACGCGGCCGTCCGCGCGGCGTTCGTCGAGACTGTCGCTGCTGCCGCCGGCGTCGACCCGCCCACAGTGGGGTCCGGGGACGACCCGAGCGGGCACCGGCCGTATCGGGCCGCGCGCGACCTCGTCGCGACCCACGTCGACCTCGGTCCGCTGGGGTTGTCGACCGACAGGTAG
- the cbiB gene encoding adenosylcobinamide-phosphate synthase CbiB, with amino-acid sequence MALSGLVLGGGLALDLLVGEPPRRLHPVAWFGQVVGRVDGEWRRPRQVGVVAALVLPILAALAVAGVVFAAGQMDTRVGAVAGALALFVTTSLRRLLERVREVTALSEEDVDAARERLRALAGRDAAALSPGELRSAAVESLAENLADGLVAPLAGYTVLAAATTAAGGSPLLAVSLGCGGAAWVKAVNTLDSMLGYRSKPVGWGPARLDDAAMWVPARVTAGLLALVSRAPLSLVRARRWNGDVPSPNSGWPMGTLAAILDVRLTKPGAYTLNGDAQLPDAAAAGVAVRKVALSGLVAYALAGVLTWT; translated from the coding sequence ATGGCGCTGAGCGGGCTCGTCCTCGGGGGCGGACTCGCGCTGGACCTCCTCGTCGGTGAGCCGCCGCGGCGACTCCACCCCGTCGCGTGGTTCGGGCAGGTCGTCGGCCGGGTCGACGGCGAGTGGCGACGGCCCCGACAGGTCGGGGTCGTCGCGGCGCTGGTGTTGCCAATTCTCGCCGCCCTGGCCGTGGCGGGAGTCGTCTTCGCCGCGGGACAGATGGACACTCGCGTCGGTGCCGTCGCCGGCGCGCTCGCGCTGTTCGTCACGACGAGCCTCCGGCGGTTGCTGGAGCGCGTCCGCGAGGTCACCGCGCTCTCGGAGGAGGACGTCGACGCGGCACGGGAGCGACTGCGGGCGCTGGCCGGCCGCGACGCCGCGGCGCTGTCGCCCGGGGAACTCCGCAGCGCCGCCGTCGAGAGCCTCGCGGAGAACCTCGCGGACGGCCTGGTCGCGCCGCTTGCCGGGTACACCGTTCTCGCCGCGGCGACGACCGCGGCCGGCGGCTCTCCGCTGCTGGCTGTGTCCCTCGGCTGTGGCGGGGCGGCGTGGGTGAAGGCCGTAAACACGCTGGACTCGATGCTGGGCTACCGGTCGAAACCCGTCGGCTGGGGACCGGCGCGGCTCGACGACGCCGCCATGTGGGTGCCGGCCCGCGTGACCGCCGGCCTGCTCGCGCTCGTCTCGCGCGCGCCGCTTTCGCTCGTGCGGGCACGCCGGTGGAACGGGGACGTTCCCTCGCCAAACTCCGGGTGGCCGATGGGGACGCTCGCGGCGATTCTGGACGTCCGTCTGACGAAGCCGGGCGCGTACACGCTCAACGGGGACGCGCAGTTGCCCGACGCCGCGGCGGCCGGGGTCGCCGTCCGGAAGGTGGCGCTTTCCGGCCTGGTCGCCTACGCGCTCGCGGGGGTGCTGACGTGGACCTGA
- a CDS encoding cob(I)yrinic acid a,c-diamide adenosyltransferase translates to MTDQTEPSQAVAAQSIEPAAPDEFGLVQIWWGDGKGKTTAALGMAMRAAGHGYRVHVLQFMKGGTDTVEDVRGEYNAIAALPGLSYENAGHYGWHGFVDGSDDDAHAAQAQGALARARELVEAAADADLSTPFALEGNPEDGVHMLILDEVLYAANRGLVDPDEVVALVEDKPDDLELVLTGGHDRPAFVVDHADLVTNVAKEKHPIEAGQGARKGTEF, encoded by the coding sequence ATGACGGACCAGACAGAACCCAGCCAGGCAGTAGCGGCACAGTCGATAGAACCGGCAGCACCCGACGAGTTCGGCCTCGTCCAGATCTGGTGGGGCGACGGCAAGGGGAAGACCACCGCGGCGCTGGGGATGGCGATGCGCGCCGCCGGTCACGGCTACCGCGTTCACGTCCTCCAGTTCATGAAGGGCGGCACCGACACCGTCGAGGACGTCCGCGGGGAGTACAACGCCATCGCGGCGCTGCCGGGCCTCTCCTACGAGAACGCCGGCCACTACGGCTGGCACGGCTTCGTGGACGGCTCCGACGACGACGCACACGCCGCGCAGGCACAGGGCGCACTCGCCCGCGCTCGCGAACTGGTCGAGGCTGCGGCCGACGCTGACCTCTCGACCCCATTTGCCCTCGAAGGCAACCCCGAGGATGGCGTCCACATGCTAATCCTGGACGAGGTTCTGTACGCGGCGAACCGGGGACTCGTCGACCCCGACGAGGTGGTTGCGCTGGTCGAGGACAAACCCGACGACCTGGAACTCGTGTTGACGGGCGGCCACGACCGGCCGGCGTTCGTCGTCGACCACGCCGATCTCGTGACCAACGTGGCGAAGGAGAAACACCCCATCGAGGCAGGCCAGGGCGCGCGGAAGGGCACCGAGTTCTGA
- a CDS encoding NTP transferase domain-containing protein, with the protein MCGGRGTRLGTETEKPLYPVRGRPMVDSVLGALRESTIDDFYAVTSPATPATAAHVDCPTIETPGEGYVADLQRALADDRISRPVLTVATDLPLLDGVAVDAVLGAADGTLTVVVPVGRKRALGLSVDTQFRHGGVAVTPAGINVVGDGAETVWPTRDPRYAVNVNRRTDARVAAWLTVDD; encoded by the coding sequence ATGTGCGGCGGGAGGGGTACCCGCCTGGGAACCGAGACAGAGAAGCCACTCTATCCGGTCCGCGGGCGGCCGATGGTCGATTCCGTGCTGGGCGCGCTCCGGGAGAGCACAATCGACGACTTCTACGCGGTCACCTCGCCAGCCACGCCGGCGACGGCGGCCCACGTCGACTGCCCCACCATCGAGACGCCGGGTGAGGGCTACGTCGCCGACCTGCAGCGGGCGCTCGCCGACGACCGCATCTCGCGACCGGTGCTGACCGTCGCGACGGACCTGCCGCTGCTGGACGGGGTTGCCGTCGACGCCGTTCTCGGAGCGGCCGACGGGACGCTGACCGTGGTGGTCCCGGTCGGGCGCAAGCGGGCGCTCGGCCTCAGCGTCGACACGCAGTTCCGCCACGGCGGCGTCGCAGTCACCCCCGCGGGCATCAACGTCGTCGGGGACGGGGCGGAGACGGTGTGGCCGACCCGCGACCCCCGCTACGCCGTCAACGTCAACCGCCGAACGGACGCCCGCGTGGCCGCCTGGCTCACAGTCGATGATTGA